The region GCGCGCAGTGCGCTCTGCCGACAGGACCAGGGTGCGGCACCACCAGGGCTCGGAGAGGAAGCCCTCACCGATGCCGAGCACCCGGCTGCGAACGGATTCGCCGCGGACCAGGTCGATGATCTCCGACAGCCCCGCGAGGAGTCGAAAGCCGTTGCGGGGCAATGCTGTGACCGCACCCTGGGAGACGTTCCAGCCGGGCGCGGCGAACAGCCTCGTGCGCAGCCCGAGATGCTCGAGGATCCGGTCGGCGGCCATCAGCCTCAGGTTGGCCTCGTGTGCCTGCAGTGTGGCGAATTCACCGCGCCGCTTCTTGGTGGCGGCCTCGTCGAATCCGTGCAGCACGACCGCGTCGCCGGCGGCGCGCCGGGCCACCAGCCAGTCCACGGTGGCCTGGTCCCGATCGAGGCGGTAGCCGCCCTTGAGACGCGGCGCGACCAGGAACGACGCGGGGACACCGCGGTCCTGGAGCCGAGCCTGGAAAGTGGTCACATCGTCGAACGTGCGGTCACACACACCGGAGATCGAGACGATCAGTTGTCCTGCCACACCCGCAGTGTCGCAACGTC is a window of Mycolicibacterium chubuense NBB4 DNA encoding:
- a CDS encoding DUF2334 domain-containing protein, whose translation is MAGQLIVSISGVCDRTFDDVTTFQARLQDRGVPASFLVAPRLKGGYRLDRDQATVDWLVARRAAGDAVVLHGFDEAATKKRRGEFATLQAHEANLRLMAADRILEHLGLRTRLFAAPGWNVSQGAVTALPRNGFRLLAGLSEIIDLVRGESVRSRVLGIGEGFLSEPWWCRTLVLSAERTARRGGIVRVAVAARHLRRPGPRQAMLDAVDLAMMHSCIPTVYEWRPRPALTDAA